The Balneola sp. MJW-20 genome contains a region encoding:
- a CDS encoding winged helix-turn-helix transcriptional regulator, translating into MNYKEFENCGLRKALDMVSGKWKPLILHYLFHEGEFRFNELWRSIPKVSKKVLTEQLRQMEEQDLIVRREVNGFPPEVYYDLSKKGKTLGPILAALDDFGSS; encoded by the coding sequence ATGAATTACAAAGAGTTTGAGAACTGTGGATTAAGGAAGGCGCTTGATATGGTATCAGGTAAGTGGAAGCCACTAATCCTGCATTATCTTTTTCATGAGGGAGAATTTCGTTTTAATGAACTTTGGCGTTCAATACCAAAGGTGTCAAAAAAAGTACTTACCGAACAACTCAGGCAAATGGAGGAACAGGATTTAATAGTCAGGCGTGAAGTAAATGGATTCCCACCTGAAGTCTATTATGATTTGTCAAAGAAAGGAAAAACACTGGGCCCTATACTCGCAGCATTAGATGACTTTGGTTCGTCCTAA